In Saccharicrinis fermentans DSM 9555 = JCM 21142, a genomic segment contains:
- the radC gene encoding RadC family protein, translated as MACQKLSIKNWAVEDRPREKLLTKGISSLSNAELIAILIGSGNKNESAVDLSKRILNDVSNNLNELGKLTIDKLKRDYSGIGEAKAISIVAAMELGRRRKLSEAVEKPRISGSRDVYDLMHPLLADLPHEEFWVVLLNRANKVISTQKISQGGIAGTVIDCKLIMKAAVDQLASAIILCHNHPSGNLRPSHHDKINTQKLVEAGKVMDVPILDHLIVADHGFFSFADEGEL; from the coding sequence ATGGCTTGCCAGAAACTGAGTATCAAAAATTGGGCGGTTGAAGACAGGCCCAGAGAAAAATTACTTACCAAAGGAATTTCCAGCTTATCCAATGCTGAGTTAATTGCTATTTTAATAGGTTCGGGAAATAAGAACGAATCAGCTGTGGACCTTTCCAAACGCATATTGAATGATGTCAGTAATAACTTAAATGAATTGGGTAAACTTACTATCGACAAACTTAAACGTGATTATAGTGGTATTGGTGAGGCAAAAGCTATCTCCATCGTAGCGGCGATGGAGTTAGGTAGACGCAGAAAGCTTAGTGAAGCAGTGGAGAAGCCAAGAATATCGGGAAGCCGAGATGTGTATGACCTGATGCATCCCTTGCTGGCCGATCTGCCTCATGAAGAGTTTTGGGTTGTATTACTCAATAGAGCCAATAAAGTCATCTCGACACAAAAGATTAGTCAAGGCGGAATTGCTGGAACGGTCATTGATTGTAAGCTGATTATGAAAGCCGCCGTTGATCAATTGGCCTCAGCTATAATACTGTGCCATAATCATCCTTCCGGAAACCTTAGACCCAGTCATCATGATAAAATTAATACCCAAAAGTTGGTTGAAGCTGGCAAAGTGATGGATGTGCCAATTCTTGATCATCTTATAGTTGCTGATCATGGCTTCTTTAGTTTTGCGGATGAGGGCGAATTGTAA
- the rpsT gene encoding 30S ribosomal protein S20, translating into MANHKSALKRIRQAEKKRVHNKYYAKTARNAVKKLRSTSEKEAASEMFPKVAAMLDKLAKRNIIHKNKASNLKSKLAKHINKL; encoded by the coding sequence ATGGCAAATCATAAATCGGCGTTAAAAAGAATTCGTCAAGCAGAGAAGAAAAGAGTACACAACAAGTATTACGCTAAAACAGCCCGTAACGCTGTGAAAAAGCTTCGTAGTACAAGTGAAAAAGAAGCCGCTTCGGAAATGTTTCCTAAAGTAGCTGCGATGCTTGATAAATTAGCCAAAAGAAACATTATTCATAAGAATAAGGCGTCTAACTTAAAATCTAAGTTAGCCAAGCATATTAACAAGCTTTAA